A portion of the Juglans microcarpa x Juglans regia isolate MS1-56 chromosome 1D, Jm3101_v1.0, whole genome shotgun sequence genome contains these proteins:
- the LOC121257147 gene encoding glycine-rich protein 23-like, translating to MYTQRKMPKWCVIFVLVSVVVHANAREMPSNGGDHAHDDNTLLVHASAPETESPKAKGLDDKKNFVYGSVGGFAGMGGFAGINGGMLPILGGVGPGIGKVGGIGGVGGIGGYSGIGGLGSAGGLGGGGVGTGGSVGGGVGAAGGLGGAGGLAGGHGGLFPSP from the coding sequence atgtacacACAGAGAAAAATGCCTAAGTGGTGCGTGATTTTCGTGCTTGTTTCAGTTGTAGTTCATGCAAATGCACGCGAGATGCCTAGTAATGGTGGTGATCATGCCCATGACGACAACACGCTACTAGTGCATGCCAGTGCTCCGGAGACAGAGTCACCTAAAGCCAAGGGCCTTGACGACAAGAAGAATTTTGTATACGGAAGTGTTGGAGGATTTGCAGGGATGGGTGGTTTTGCGGGCATTAATGGGGGTATGCTGCCAATCCTTGGTGGCGTCGGTCCAGGAATCGGCAAGGTTGGTGGAATAGGTGGGGTTGGGGGCATAGGTGGGTATAGTGGCATTGGGGGTCTCGGTAGTGCAGGCGGTCTGGGTGGTGGCGGAGTTGGTACTGGCGGCAGCGTAGGTGGCGGAGTTGGCGCCGCCGGTGGTCTGGGTGGTGCTGGTGGGCTTGCTGGCGGCCATGGTGGCCTCTTCCCAAGTCCTTAA